A single Thermoanaerobacterales bacterium DNA region contains:
- the flgK gene encoding flagellar hook-associated protein FlgK, with protein sequence MLSTFFGLEIARRGLMAQRAAMDTTSHNIANANTEGYTRQQAVHTAENPYTIPMMTQKVTPGQLGTGVTVSEIRRVRDSIIDSHVRWALGDAGYWEERSDALARVEALFPEPTDYGLQSVIGKFFNYWQDLNNNPQDPGLKAAVREAGEELTSMVKVTYGQLVDNRDGLENDLENKVDEINNLADQIAAINQAIASLGNADYKANDLMDRRDVLLDKLAAIGEIQVTSLADGQVEVRLFGEVLINGTNPPANVTGDFPLNGGSPFTVTIGTSPAVNVTTLADANAPGSLVGLESARQKVIGYINNLNELAQALITQVNAKHPDNGTTRADFFAGTDASSFSVHPDIILDVTKIDGTLALDVAGLRDDAIAALGDTTFEGFYTQLVTRIGTDVSGAADRVKSAQAVREQLQNLRQSVIGVSIDEELANLTQYQYAYQASARVVTVLDAMLDTIINRMGV encoded by the coding sequence GAAGGCTACACCCGCCAGCAGGCGGTGCATACGGCCGAAAACCCGTACACGATCCCGATGATGACGCAGAAGGTGACGCCCGGGCAGCTCGGCACCGGGGTGACGGTCAGTGAGATCCGCCGGGTCCGGGATAGCATTATCGACAGCCACGTCCGCTGGGCGCTGGGCGACGCCGGCTATTGGGAGGAGCGCTCGGATGCCTTGGCGCGGGTCGAGGCCCTTTTCCCCGAGCCGACCGATTACGGCCTTCAGAGTGTCATCGGCAAGTTCTTTAACTACTGGCAGGACTTAAACAATAACCCCCAGGACCCCGGCCTGAAGGCCGCCGTGCGCGAGGCCGGGGAAGAGTTGACCTCCATGGTTAAAGTGACCTATGGCCAACTCGTGGACAACCGGGACGGTTTGGAAAACGATCTCGAGAACAAGGTCGACGAGATTAACAACTTGGCGGATCAGATTGCGGCTATCAATCAGGCCATCGCCAGCCTGGGAAATGCCGACTACAAGGCCAACGACCTGATGGACCGTCGGGATGTTCTCCTTGACAAGCTGGCGGCGATCGGGGAGATTCAGGTCACCTCTCTGGCGGACGGTCAGGTTGAGGTTCGGTTGTTCGGAGAGGTCCTTATCAACGGTACGAATCCACCGGCCAATGTAACAGGCGACTTCCCGCTCAATGGGGGCAGCCCTTTCACCGTGACGATTGGAACATCCCCGGCGGTTAACGTCACGACCCTGGCCGACGCCAATGCCCCCGGCTCCCTGGTCGGGCTGGAGAGCGCCCGGCAGAAGGTGATCGGCTACATAAATAACCTGAACGAACTGGCGCAGGCGTTGATTACACAGGTAAACGCCAAACACCCGGATAATGGAACCACTCGTGCTGATTTCTTTGCCGGCACCGATGCATCCAGCTTTTCTGTTCACCCTGACATCATACTCGATGTCACAAAGATCGACGGCACATTGGCTCTTGACGTGGCCGGCCTGCGTGATGATGCCATTGCCGCATTGGGCGATACCACCTTTGAAGGCTTTTACACCCAACTGGTGACGCGCATCGGCACCGATGTCTCGGGAGCCGCCGACCGGGTCAAGAGCGCCCAGGCCGTACGTGAGCAACTGCAGAACCTGCGCCAGTCCGTGATCGGCGTTTCCATCGACGAGGAACTGGCGAACCTGACCCAGTACCAGTATGCCTACCAGGCTTCGGCCCGGGTGGTGACCGTCCTGGACGCAATGCTCGATACCATTATCAACCGGATGGGGGTTTAA
- the flgL gene encoding flagellar hook-associated protein FlgL translates to MRITHNMVGRRMINSVQGNLEELVRAQERMSTGKKINRPSDDPTAANRVMEMRVALDHNYQFTRNITDGLSWLYETDAALGDATGLLQKAREIAVQGASDTLTPEDQAVLARQIEGLIDAMDKVANSQLGGKYIFAGTAMSTKPYTVDAVAETVTYSGNANPIEREVAVDHRVRVDAGLEGATAPYEGVFGQVDAGGNVTGGIFETLFALRNALDTGNTTQVGNLIGQIDQRMDTVMEARVKIGSRTNHLESLKGQYTDQEVRFTGVLSGLEDSDIAKVTIEFSQREIAYRASLSAGARLMQTTLIDFLR, encoded by the coding sequence ATGCGGATTACCCATAATATGGTCGGGAGGCGGATGATCAACAGCGTCCAGGGCAACCTGGAGGAGTTGGTACGGGCGCAGGAGCGCATGTCGACCGGGAAAAAGATCAACCGGCCCAGCGACGACCCCACGGCTGCCAACCGGGTGATGGAGATGCGTGTCGCCCTTGACCACAACTACCAGTTCACGCGGAACATAACCGACGGGCTGTCCTGGCTTTATGAGACCGACGCCGCGCTCGGCGACGCCACCGGCCTCTTACAGAAGGCGCGGGAGATTGCCGTTCAGGGAGCGAGCGACACCCTGACTCCTGAGGATCAGGCTGTTCTGGCCCGGCAGATTGAGGGGCTGATTGACGCCATGGATAAGGTTGCGAACAGCCAGCTCGGCGGGAAGTACATCTTCGCCGGTACGGCGATGAGCACGAAGCCATACACTGTTGATGCCGTGGCAGAGACTGTAACCTACTCCGGCAACGCGAACCCCATCGAGCGGGAGGTGGCCGTTGACCACCGCGTGCGTGTGGACGCCGGGCTTGAGGGAGCTACAGCACCTTATGAGGGTGTTTTCGGCCAGGTAGACGCCGGCGGCAATGTTACCGGTGGTATCTTCGAAACGCTTTTCGCCCTACGTAACGCTCTAGACACCGGTAATACAACCCAGGTCGGCAATCTGATCGGTCAAATCGACCAGCGTATGGATACAGTTATGGAAGCCCGTGTCAAGATCGGCTCCCGCACTAACCACCTGGAGTCTCTTAAGGGGCAGTACACGGACCAGGAGGTGCGCTTCACCGGGGTCCTCTCCGGGCTGGAGGACAGCGACATCGCCAAGGTGACCATCGAGTTCAGTCAGCGGGAGATCGCTTACCGTGCGTCGCTTTCGGCTGGCGCCCGCCTGATGCAGACCACCCTTATTGACTTCTTAAGATAA